The nucleotide sequence GCCTTTTGTGCCTTGAACTGAAACTTCTATTGGTTTAAGCCCTGTTATAAAATAAACCAGGTCAACATAATGACAGCCGACATAAACAAACGGATCGGTATTAGCGCAGGTAAACCAATTCTGGAAATTTGAATGGCGGTAATAATAAGGTTCAACAAGTTTTGCTTCACCCATTATAAATTCGCCGAAATGGCCTAATTTATAACTGCGTTTTGCAATCAAAGACCTGCGGTCAAACCGTTTATGGTATTCCACGCCGACAAAAAGCCCTTTTTCCAGGGCAATTTTTTCTATTTCGATATCCTGCTCATATTTTAACACGAGCGGTTTTACGCAAAGCACGTGCTGGTTATTTTTTAACGCCTCCATAACTACTTCATAATGAAACTGGTCCGGCATGGCTACAACAACTGCCTGCCTGGGCGCCATCTTTGCTATTACTTCTTTATAAAGCGCCGGGAAATTTTTTTTAGGGTCTTCCGAAAGCGCCGGGTAAGCGTTAAAATCCTGGCCGGGAAAGGCGTCTGAGGTTTCTTTATTTTCTTTAAGCGCTTTTAAAGGCAGATTATTAAGCGCGCAAATGCTAATATCCTTTACAATTCCGGTTCTTTGGAGATGATAAATCGATGGTAGAAGCAGGTCATTGGTTATCATGCCCCCGCCTACAATGGTAACATCGATTGGTTTGTTGTTTTCCATGTATCCTCCGTAAATAACACCATTCTTGGATTTCCATTATAGCAATTACCGCTAATTTTCTCAATATATTTAAAAATATTTGTCAAAGGGACACACAAAAATGCCTGAT is from Elusimicrobiota bacterium and encodes:
- a CDS encoding Gfo/Idh/MocA family oxidoreductase, with amino-acid sequence MENNKPIDVTIVGGGMITNDLLLPSIYHLQRTGIVKDISICALNNLPLKALKENKETSDAFPGQDFNAYPALSEDPKKNFPALYKEVIAKMAPRQAVVVAMPDQFHYEVVMEALKNNQHVLCVKPLVLKYEQDIEIEKIALEKGLFVGVEYHKRFDRRSLIAKRSYKLGHFGEFIMGEAKLVEPYYYRHSNFQNWFTCANTDPFVYVGCHYVDLVYFITGLKPIEVSVQGTKGKFPNGNEGYLWANGRIRFENGALLNVSTGLGYPDDAAGNNEQCLSMFFEGKDKTGLIKHDDQFRGVSYSYLDGIGLGGSRFNFINPDFYKLVLWEGKGYKPIGYGYDSVAASVNTMHRIENEVAGVSEDKSLKKRQEIIKEIDDKGIIATPANSYINELVVEAARLSILKDGIPVKIVYGKNPKVEWKI